Proteins from a genomic interval of Musa acuminata AAA Group cultivar baxijiao chromosome BXJ1-9, Cavendish_Baxijiao_AAA, whole genome shotgun sequence:
- the LOC135594046 gene encoding patellin-4-like yields MTYEVSSDAGAPTAADPVEEKVAAAADGDERKTEVDTKVVADVEEKKMPEPPSSDHPSVEKCSSFREESNFLSDLKEAEKKALIELRAKVEEAILEGKLLLEKQEEQKPMEKKEVAEEKGKTDPETREGGEGETAMLDQTKEKKEEVTEKEKADPEAQGGGEGEQAKLDRGKEEEEEVKEKECGEGEKAIPRQAKEEEEKEKVDPETREEGEEGEKAKLDQTADVKAEEKAAPLEEKVIATAASEAKNVGDSDKEATLWGVPLLPSKGSERADVILLKFLRARDFKVKDAFEMLRNVLVWRKQFRIDSILDEESLGVDFVAACYMDGVDRERHPVCYNMPGVFQNDKLYQETFGSEQGRERFQRWRVQLMEKGIKTLDFKPGGVASLLQITDLNNSPGPSKKELRTTMKQVVQLLQDNYPELVARNIFINVPFWYYAFHALISPFLTQRTRSKFVFARPAKVAETLLRYVPAEAVPVRYGGLKRDDDTEFSAEDGGVSEVIVKSNSTETLEIPAPEGGTTIYWDLSVLGWEVSYKEEFVPTDEGSYTIVVRKSKKMAAAELPVRNSFRNSEPGKVVLTIENNSFWKKKALYRYKIKKSC; encoded by the exons ATGACTTACGAGGTGAGTTCCGATGCCGGAGCCCCGACGGCCGCGGATCCCGTCGAAGAGAAAGTTGCGGCCGCCGCCGATGGCGACGAGAGGAAAACAGAAGTGGATACCAAGGTGGTCGCCGACGTGGAGGAGAAGAAAATGCCGGAACCGCCGTCCTCGGACCATCCTTCCGTCGAGAAGTGCTCCTCTTTCAGGGAGGAGAGCAACTTCTTGTCGGACCTGAAGGAGGCCGAGAAGAAGGCGCTCATCGAGCTCAGAGCCAAGGTCGAGGAGGCCATCCTCGAGGGCAAGCTACTCCTCGAGAAGCAAGAGGAGCAGAAGCCGATGGAGAAGAAGGAAGTGGCCGAGGAGAAAGGCAAGACCGATCCTGAAACCCGAGAAGGCGGGGAAGGTGAAACGGCGATGCTTGATCAAaccaaggagaagaaggaagaggtcaCGGAGAAAGAAAAGGCCGATCCTGAAGCCCAGGGAGGCGGGGAAGGTGAACAGGCGAAGCTTGATcgagggaaggaggaggaggaagaggtcaaGGAGAAAGAATGCGGAGAAGGTGAAAAGGCGATACCTCGTCAagcgaaggaggaggaagagaaagagaaggtcGATCCTGAAACCcgagaagaaggggaagaaggcgaAAAGGCGAAGCTTGACCAAACGGCGGATGTGAAAGCGGAAGAAAAGGCGGCGCCTTTGGAGGAGAAGGTCATCGCGACTGCGGCGTCCGAGGCCAAGAATGTCGGAGACAGCGACAAGGAGGCCACCCTCTGGGGCGTGCCCCTCCTGCCGAGCAAAGGCTCGGAACGCGCCGACGTGATCCTCCTAAAGTTCCTCCGCGCCCGCGATTTCAAGGTGAAGGATGCATTCGAGATGCTGCGGAACGTACTGGTATGGAGGAAGCAGTTCCGCATCGACTCCATTCTGGACGAGGAGTCGCTGGGAGTCGATTTTGTGGCGGCGTGCTACATGGACGGCGTCGACCGGGAGCGGCATCCGGTGTGCTACAACATGCCGGGCGTGTTCCAGAACGACAAGCTGTACCAGGAGACCTTTGGGTCGGAGCAAGGGAGGGAGAGGTTCCAGAGGTGGAGAGTGCAGCTGATGGAGAAGGGGATCAAGACGCTCGACTTCAAGCCCGGCGGGGTCGCCTCACTGCTGCAGATCACCGACCTCAACAACTCGCCGGGCCCGTCCAAGAAGGAGCTTCGCACCACCATGAAGCAGGTCGTGCAGCTGCTTCAGGACAACTACCCGGAACTCGTCGCAAGAAAT ATCTTCATCAATGTTCCTTTCTGGTACTACGCATTCCACGCTCTGATCTCTCCTTTCTTGACCCAACGAACCAGGAGCAAGTTCGTCTTCGCTCGTCCCGCAAAGGTCGCAGAAACTCTTCTCAG GTACGTCCCTGCCGAAGCTGTCCCCGTCAGATACGGCGGTCTGAAGCGCGACGACGACACCGAGTTCTCAGCAGAAGACGGCGGGGTTTCGGAGGTCATCGTCAAATCTAACTCCACCGAGACCCTCGAGATCCCTGCTCCTGAG GGTGGGACGACGATCTACTGGGACCTGAGTGTTCTGGGATGGGAGGTGAGCTACAAGGAGGAGTTCGTGCCCACCGACGAGGGATCCTACACCATCGTCGTTCGGAAGAGCAAGAAGATGGCGGCGGCGGAGTTGCCAGTTCGGAACTCGTTCCGTAACAGCGAGCCCGGCAAGGTCGTGCTGACGATCGAGAACAACTCATTCTGGAAGAAGAAAGCGTTGTATCGCTACAAGATCAAGAAGAGCTGTTGA
- the LOC103999507 gene encoding putative germin-like protein 2-1 — protein MAARITLIAALLALASSHALAFDPSPLQDFCVADYDSNVFVNGFACKKAKDVTADDFYFTGLDKPASTANELGANITLVNVERLPGLNSLGVAMSRIDYAPFGLNPPHSHPRSSEILHVAEGTLYAGFVTSNTENGNLLFAKKLKKGDAFVFPRGLIHFQFNIGDTDAVAFATFGSQSPGLVTTANALFGSKPPIADYILAQAVQLSKTTVGWLQQQQWLDIAQEYGQRLVQAN, from the exons ATGGCTGCTAGGATCACCCTCATCGCTGCTCTTCTTGCCCTGGCTTCCTCTCATGCATTGGCATTTGATCCGAGTCCTCTCCAAGACTTTTGCGTTGCTGACTACGACTCCAACG TGTTTGTGAACGGATTCGCCTGCAAGAAAGCTAAGGATGTCACGGCAGATGACTTCTACTTCACCGGCTTAGACAAGCCCGCGAGCACCGCCAACGAGCTTGGCGCAAACATCACTCTCGTCAACGTGGAACGACTCCCAGGCCTCAACTCCCTTGGCGTCGCCATGTCTCGCATCGACTACGCGCCCTTCGGTCTCAACCCTCCTCACTCGCATCCACGATCGTCGGAGATACTGCACGTGGCGGAAGGAACGCTCTACGCCGGCTTCGTCACCTCCAACACGGAAAACGGCAACCTTCTCTTCGCTAAGAAGCTGAAGAAGGGCGACGCGTTTGTGTTCCCCAGGGGCCTCATACACTTCCAGTTCAACATCGGGGACACCGATGCGGTGGCGTTCGCTACCTTCGGCAGCCAGAGCCCGGGTCTCGTCACCACCGCCAACGCACTGTTCGGATCGAAGCCGCCCATCGCTGATTACATTCTTGCCCAGGCCGTGCAGCTTAGCAAGACGACCGTGGGCTGGCTTCAGCAGCAGCAGTGGTTGGACATCGCTCAAGAATATGGACAACGCTTAGTACAAGCCAATTAA